From a single Thermodesulfobacteriota bacterium genomic region:
- a CDS encoding M20/M25/M40 family metallo-hydrolase, whose amino-acid sequence MFFGNIEQMNQLNREVSGANTYGGRLLPIINILFKGGRNLLILEKEPNESILKYQEEVLELSLPDFIIVPRELYEAISQDNRTNFNPNEIERCFAFVRNYIKTLDNVNIKEYRHNKIPSLVVLPNKIGKPGVLLVSHLDVVSHEDAEVYNPELTDGRIYGAGSGDMKGALAIMLELFINFHRLHPAISLGLAVTSDEEQGGSSGIGYLFDEVGLRCGTAIVPDGGSLNEITIAEKGVIHLHLICLGHSSHAARPWLGDNPLEKLLERVANLKRYFLTLKQGDDHWHPTCALTRVETPNVATNRIPSVAKADLDIRFPPPFTVDQVICVSTQILGTHIESKVILSSEPMQFEPDTLFKTAIEEVTGESVSFIREDGASDARFIHQYGIPVIISRPIVGELHSENEWIDVDSMIKFYMICARYLERKLLT is encoded by the coding sequence ATGTTTTTTGGTAATATAGAACAAATGAACCAGCTTAATAGAGAAGTGTCAGGCGCAAATACATACGGCGGTAGACTACTTCCAATTATTAATATTTTGTTTAAAGGCGGGAGAAACCTCCTTATCCTGGAGAAAGAACCTAACGAATCGATCTTAAAATATCAGGAGGAGGTCTTAGAATTAAGCCTTCCGGACTTTATTATAGTTCCAAGGGAATTATATGAAGCAATTAGCCAGGATAATAGAACCAATTTTAATCCTAATGAAATCGAGCGCTGTTTTGCATTTGTTAGAAATTATATTAAGACACTAGATAACGTGAACATTAAGGAATACAGGCACAATAAGATTCCCTCGCTTGTCGTATTACCGAATAAAATAGGCAAGCCTGGGGTACTGCTAGTTTCTCACCTGGATGTAGTGTCTCATGAAGATGCAGAGGTATATAATCCAGAACTCACTGACGGTCGGATATATGGAGCAGGATCCGGGGACATGAAGGGTGCATTGGCTATAATGCTTGAGCTGTTCATCAATTTCCATCGCCTACATCCTGCCATTTCACTGGGACTTGCTGTTACTTCGGATGAAGAACAAGGTGGAAGTTCTGGCATAGGTTATCTCTTTGATGAGGTAGGCCTTCGTTGCGGTACTGCGATAGTTCCTGACGGAGGTTCATTGAACGAAATCACCATTGCTGAAAAGGGAGTAATTCATCTTCATCTTATTTGCCTGGGCCATTCTAGCCATGCTGCTAGGCCATGGCTGGGTGATAATCCGTTAGAGAAATTGTTGGAAAGGGTGGCAAACCTAAAAAGGTATTTCCTCACATTGAAACAAGGCGATGATCATTGGCATCCAACCTGTGCATTAACAAGGGTCGAAACTCCTAACGTAGCAACCAACAGAATCCCTTCTGTCGCAAAGGCCGATCTGGATATCCGATTTCCCCCTCCCTTTACTGTCGATCAGGTCATTTGTGTGAGTACACAAATTTTGGGAACTCATATCGAAAGCAAAGTCATCCTCTCTTCTGAGCCTATGCAGTTTGAGCCTGATACGCTTTTCAAGACAGCAATTGAGGAGGTAACTGGTGAAAGTGTATCCTTCATCCGGGAAGACGGCGCCAGTGATGCCCGTTTTATCCATCAATATGGAATCCCGGTTATTATTTCTCGTCCTATTGTTGGAGAACTTCATTCTGAGAATGAATGGATTGATGTTGATTCAATGATTAAGTTTTATATGATATGTGCACGATATCTCGAACGAAAGCTGCTGACTTAA
- a CDS encoding phosphodiester glycosidase family protein, with protein sequence MNFIRLSQASLFILSIILFVSTQFIYSKELKKGHELPIQWEPVESLNKGLPNGIRVYKGYNSILPLRAWYVYIDQKEPDIITKAVVSDDRTDNRETVSSFAKDLGACVVVNGGFFRNDLSPSEHVGLLVSGGSIIKPATNSVLSHSDRYHTARAAIGFKENGDIDIAWVTTHDNKLYEWAEPPNHRPGQPAGPHNYQNAKEWKVRDAIGAGPALVVDGDIRVTSDEEAFFAKSFNQVNPRTAAGVTADGALIVLVVDGRQPDSRGVTLHELSMLMHDLGAVDAINLDGGGSSTLVVNNTLVNRPAGGMFEREVMSAIATFCSSDYKGK encoded by the coding sequence ATGAATTTTATAAGACTATCTCAAGCCTCTTTATTTATTCTTTCTATCATTCTTTTCGTATCAACTCAATTTATCTACTCTAAAGAATTAAAAAAGGGACACGAGCTTCCTATTCAATGGGAGCCTGTAGAGTCTTTAAATAAAGGCCTTCCCAATGGAATCAGGGTTTACAAAGGATACAACAGTATACTTCCGTTACGTGCCTGGTATGTATATATCGATCAGAAAGAGCCCGATATTATAACCAAGGCGGTGGTTTCTGATGACAGGACGGATAATCGTGAAACAGTCTCCAGTTTTGCGAAGGATCTTGGTGCCTGTGTTGTGGTTAATGGTGGGTTTTTCAGAAACGATCTATCCCCATCGGAGCACGTCGGTCTTTTGGTTTCTGGCGGATCGATAATAAAACCGGCCACTAACTCCGTCCTCAGTCATTCTGATCGATACCACACAGCCCGTGCTGCAATTGGGTTTAAAGAAAATGGAGATATCGATATCGCGTGGGTCACGACACACGATAATAAACTCTATGAATGGGCTGAACCTCCTAACCATCGGCCGGGCCAACCGGCTGGTCCGCATAATTATCAGAATGCAAAGGAATGGAAGGTTAGAGATGCGATTGGCGCTGGGCCAGCATTAGTAGTAGATGGGGATATTCGTGTTACTTCAGACGAAGAGGCGTTTTTTGCAAAATCATTCAACCAGGTTAACCCCCGAACAGCCGCAGGTGTCACCGCTGACGGTGCATTAATAGTGTTGGTTGTGGACGGGCGTCAGCCTGATAGTAGGGGAGTAACCCTCCATGAACTTTCAATGCTGATGCATGATTTAGGGGCGGTCGATGCAATTAATCTTGATGGAGGCGGTTCTTCGACACTCGTGGTAAATAATACCTTGGTGAATCGACCGGCAGGCGGAATGTTCGAACGTGAAGTGATGTCTGCAATTGCTACGTTTTGTAGTTCGGACTATAAAGGTAAATAA
- a CDS encoding AMP-binding protein — translation MATKTKQKKAFDLNHPIVYRRKRKFDVEWYLKEDRSKWVLPNILREHAKRLGKKPFLQFGYRKPLSFYQTNQLANKIANGLIKLGVQKGDKVAVYMPNSADYVIVWFGILKTGAVMVPINTAYKMDFLQYIIDSSDSKVLFIAEEYLDRMPPIAKKISKVENVIVWTRGGSQEFDRHGFNFGKMVSYTKFIDSQKSSEPGVEVTFMDFARLMYTSGTTGRSKGVMRPCAADYSSARNYAEIMDVGPDDVCFTCLPLFHSNAMVMTVYPALIKGARVVVEEKYSASQFWKWIKDHGVTKFNIVGTMSYFMWNTPPVPEEKEHKVNLVLGSPAPHDIIVDFMDRFNIKFMEGYGLTEIGQCTWMRPGEPFRVGSCGKEAPGYEIKITNPETDEEVPRGQVGEIVVRPRIPNIMLHYYHKMAEKTVQDFRNFWFHTGDAGRMDKDGYIYFVDRVKDYIRRRGENISSFEVEKIVSSHPDVEESAAIGIKAETGRFAEDELMIVVVPKKGKKINPIKLLKFLEPKMPHFMIPRFIRFEKSLPMTGTQRVQKNKLRDKGITKDTWDREKAGYKIQR, via the coding sequence ATGGCAACAAAGACCAAGCAGAAAAAGGCTTTTGACCTAAATCATCCAATAGTCTATAGAAGAAAAAGAAAGTTTGACGTGGAATGGTATTTAAAAGAGGACAGATCAAAATGGGTACTGCCAAACATATTACGAGAACACGCCAAAAGGCTTGGTAAAAAACCATTCCTACAGTTCGGATACAGAAAACCACTCAGCTTCTATCAAACAAACCAGTTAGCAAATAAGATCGCAAACGGCTTAATAAAACTAGGAGTGCAAAAGGGAGATAAAGTTGCTGTCTATATGCCTAACTCGGCTGATTATGTGATTGTCTGGTTCGGTATCCTGAAGACTGGAGCTGTAATGGTACCGATAAATACGGCTTACAAGATGGATTTTCTTCAATACATAATCGATAGCTCCGACTCAAAGGTATTGTTCATAGCTGAAGAATATCTTGACAGGATGCCCCCGATTGCAAAGAAGATTTCTAAAGTAGAAAACGTAATCGTATGGACTAGAGGAGGAAGTCAAGAATTCGATAGGCACGGATTCAACTTCGGCAAAATGGTTTCATACACAAAGTTCATCGATTCCCAGAAGAGTTCCGAGCCGGGAGTCGAAGTTACATTCATGGATTTTGCCAGGTTGATGTACACATCCGGGACAACCGGTAGATCAAAGGGCGTCATGAGACCGTGTGCAGCGGATTACAGCAGTGCCCGAAACTATGCTGAAATCATGGACGTTGGTCCCGACGATGTCTGTTTTACATGCCTGCCACTCTTTCATTCAAATGCAATGGTAATGACAGTGTATCCAGCCCTGATTAAAGGAGCCAGAGTGGTAGTTGAGGAGAAATACAGCGCAAGCCAGTTCTGGAAATGGATTAAAGACCACGGAGTAACCAAATTTAACATTGTAGGCACGATGTCCTACTTCATGTGGAACACACCTCCAGTGCCTGAAGAGAAGGAGCATAAAGTCAATTTAGTTCTGGGCTCGCCTGCACCTCATGACATCATCGTAGATTTTATGGACAGATTTAACATTAAATTTATGGAAGGTTATGGACTTACCGAAATCGGTCAATGTACCTGGATGCGACCTGGGGAGCCCTTCAGGGTTGGATCATGTGGAAAGGAGGCACCGGGTTATGAGATCAAAATAACTAATCCGGAAACTGATGAGGAAGTTCCAAGGGGACAGGTCGGAGAGATAGTAGTTCGCCCCAGGATACCAAACATAATGCTGCACTATTACCATAAGATGGCTGAAAAGACTGTCCAGGACTTTCGCAACTTCTGGTTTCATACGGGCGATGCGGGAAGGATGGACAAAGATGGCTATATCTATTTCGTCGACAGAGTAAAGGATTACATTCGTAGAAGGGGAGAGAACATAAGCTCATTCGAAGTCGAGAAGATAGTAAGCTCTCACCCTGATGTTGAAGAATCCGCAGCTATCGGGATAAAGGCTGAAACTGGAAGATTCGCTGAGGATGAATTAATGATCGTCGTTGTTCCCAAGAAGGGTAAGAAAATCAATCCCATTAAACTTCTAAAATTTCTAGAACCCAAAATGCCTCACTTCATGATTCCCAGATTTATACGTTTTGAGAAATCACTACCTATGACCGGTACCCAAAGAGTACAAAAAAACAAACTCAGAGATAAGGGTATCACAAAAGACACCTGGGACAGAGAAAAGGCAGGATATAAAATACAGCGCTAG
- the tatC gene encoding twin-arginine translocase subunit TatC: MNDEAKMSFLEHLGELRKRILWSLLSIVVFFIPAYAFSEKVFDFLMLPIIKNLPEGSSLIFTRPAEGFITYLKVSFFAAMVAAFPFILYQIWKFVAPALYREEKQIVIPFILFGTILFLIGGSFCYFIASPPAFKFLLGEYSSEYVKAFPSISEALSFFMSLIIGFGLVFEFPLVVFVLSRLGIVNSKLLREKRKYAILAGAVIAAILTPTTDAISMMFMFVPLLVFYELGILVAWIFGKKREKVSESEADTIV, from the coding sequence ATGAATGACGAAGCGAAAATGAGTTTTCTTGAACACCTCGGTGAACTAAGAAAGCGGATACTGTGGTCACTTCTATCAATTGTCGTTTTCTTTATTCCCGCGTATGCCTTCTCTGAGAAAGTATTTGACTTCTTAATGTTACCAATAATAAAAAATCTACCCGAAGGAAGCTCACTCATTTTTACTAGACCCGCCGAGGGTTTCATTACCTACCTCAAGGTTTCCTTTTTCGCTGCGATGGTTGCAGCATTTCCATTCATTCTCTACCAGATATGGAAGTTTGTCGCTCCAGCCCTTTACAGGGAAGAAAAGCAGATAGTCATACCTTTTATTCTATTTGGTACTATATTATTTCTGATAGGTGGAAGTTTTTGCTATTTCATTGCATCTCCTCCGGCGTTCAAATTCCTTCTTGGAGAATATTCATCCGAGTACGTGAAGGCGTTTCCTTCAATTAGCGAGGCCCTTTCCTTTTTCATGTCATTAATAATTGGTTTCGGATTGGTTTTCGAATTTCCTCTCGTAGTATTTGTCCTTTCAAGACTTGGGATTGTTAACAGCAAGCTTCTAAGGGAAAAAAGAAAATATGCAATCCTCGCAGGAGCCGTTATAGCGGCGATTCTTACGCCGACGACTGATGCTATTTCTATGATGTTCATGTTCGTGCCCCTTCTCGTTTTTTATGAACTTGGAATTTTAGTAGCATGGATCTTCGGGAAGAAAAGGGAGAAGGTATCAGAGTCTGAAGCCGACACAATAGTTTAA
- the serA gene encoding phosphoglycerate dehydrogenase, which yields MKILITDGIAEEGLKLFKSQPGLEIDVRKGMSPDELRNIIGNYDSIIVRSATNVTSDIIDAAGSKLRLIGRAGIGVDNVDVASATKKGIIVMNTPEANAITTAEHTIALMLSIARRVPQAHISVKTGLWERSKFKGREIFGKTLGLIGLGNIGRLVAERAIGLKMKVLAYDPFLSPEAVAKLGVELVSFDELIESSDIISVHTPLTNETKNLLSKKAFERMKRGVILVNCARGGIVNEDDLCDAIKSGIVSGAALDVFEKEPPDKENPLLALNGDLVLTPHLGASTEEAQTKVSVAIAEQIIDYHLNGVVRNAVNMPSISLELLKVMKPYITLAEKLGSLQGQLCKGAVEEIRILYDGEVSGFDVETLTIAALKGFLSPMMDIVVSYVNAPILAKERGIKVIESKSSRSRDFTSLVTMRVKTNMGENQVSGTIFGLEEPRFVKINGFPIDVIPQGFLLISENYDKPGFIGAMGTLLGNRGVNIGQMHLGRESIGGRAICFINIDSPVSDDVIQEIHKLPYIISVTQVSF from the coding sequence TTGAAGATATTAATCACAGATGGTATTGCTGAGGAAGGGTTGAAACTTTTTAAATCACAACCCGGACTAGAAATCGATGTGAGGAAGGGTATGTCCCCAGATGAATTAAGGAATATTATTGGTAACTATGATTCGATAATAGTAAGAAGCGCAACAAATGTCACATCAGACATTATTGATGCCGCTGGAAGTAAACTTCGTTTAATTGGTCGCGCAGGCATAGGTGTGGATAATGTGGATGTAGCCAGCGCCACGAAAAAGGGCATTATAGTTATGAATACGCCCGAGGCGAATGCAATTACCACCGCAGAGCACACGATTGCCTTGATGCTGTCTATTGCACGTAGAGTGCCTCAGGCTCATATTTCAGTGAAAACGGGATTGTGGGAGAGAAGTAAATTTAAGGGGAGGGAGATTTTCGGAAAGACCCTTGGTTTAATTGGCCTTGGTAATATCGGGAGACTCGTTGCCGAAAGGGCTATTGGGCTAAAGATGAAGGTATTGGCCTATGATCCCTTCCTATCACCTGAAGCTGTTGCTAAGCTTGGAGTTGAACTTGTATCTTTTGATGAATTGATAGAAAGCTCGGATATCATATCAGTTCATACTCCGCTCACAAATGAAACGAAAAACCTCCTTTCAAAAAAAGCATTTGAGCGCATGAAAAGGGGGGTGATTTTAGTTAACTGTGCTCGTGGTGGAATTGTTAATGAGGATGATCTCTGCGATGCGATTAAATCGGGAATTGTTTCCGGAGCTGCATTAGACGTTTTTGAAAAGGAACCACCTGATAAGGAAAATCCCCTTTTAGCTCTTAACGGTGATTTGGTTTTAACTCCCCACCTCGGTGCTTCAACTGAAGAGGCACAGACCAAGGTTTCTGTTGCGATAGCGGAACAAATTATAGACTATCATTTGAATGGTGTTGTCAGAAATGCTGTTAATATGCCTTCGATAAGCCTGGAGCTTCTCAAGGTTATGAAGCCTTATATTACACTCGCGGAAAAGCTAGGAAGTCTTCAGGGACAGCTTTGTAAGGGTGCGGTCGAAGAAATTCGAATTCTATACGACGGAGAAGTTTCAGGGTTTGATGTTGAGACACTTACAATTGCTGCACTAAAGGGATTTCTTTCTCCAATGATGGATATTGTTGTAAGCTATGTTAATGCTCCGATTCTTGCTAAGGAGAGGGGAATTAAGGTAATTGAGTCAAAGTCCTCAAGGTCACGGGATTTTACAAGCTTGGTTACTATGAGAGTGAAGACAAACATGGGCGAGAATCAAGTTTCTGGAACTATCTTTGGTCTCGAAGAGCCAAGATTTGTTAAGATCAATGGGTTCCCAATCGACGTAATCCCTCAGGGATTCCTTTTAATCAGTGAGAATTATGATAAGCCCGGATTTATAGGGGCCATGGGTACACTTCTGGGGAACAGAGGTGTTAATATTGGCCAGATGCATCTTGGCCGCGAAAGTATCGGCGGCAGGGCTATTTGTTTTATTAATATAGACTCACCAGTTTCTGACGACGTAATACAGGAAATACATAAACTGCCATACATAATTTCAGTAACACAGGTAAGTTTTTAG